The proteins below are encoded in one region of Sphingobacterium sp. R2:
- a CDS encoding RNA polymerase sigma factor yields MNLKNEIESKYILQRLQQGDRQVFDLIFKSYWDPLLIYLSKLVKDQTDAEDLLQNIFVNLWNKTQSSEIQDIHGWLYGAARKSALFYHRTQGNQKKLIASILEYIDVTGFSLSDQQQGKELQQIIDGEIERLPAKMKEVFLLSRQEQLSYKEIAERLDISDQTVKKQISNALNILRNNLKKQGLYSLLLLLLIDLK; encoded by the coding sequence GTGAATCTTAAAAATGAGATCGAATCTAAATATATCCTTCAGCGCCTACAGCAGGGTGACAGGCAGGTGTTCGACCTTATTTTTAAATCCTATTGGGATCCCCTACTTATCTACCTGTCCAAACTGGTGAAAGACCAGACCGATGCAGAAGATCTCTTGCAGAATATTTTCGTCAATCTCTGGAACAAAACTCAATCGTCCGAAATACAGGATATCCACGGCTGGTTATATGGGGCTGCCCGTAAAAGCGCACTTTTCTATCACCGCACTCAAGGCAATCAAAAAAAATTGATTGCATCAATTTTGGAATATATTGACGTTACCGGATTTTCATTGAGCGACCAGCAGCAAGGTAAAGAGCTGCAGCAGATCATTGACGGTGAAATTGAACGGCTCCCAGCAAAAATGAAAGAGGTATTTCTATTGAGCCGACAGGAACAACTTAGTTATAAAGAAATTGCAGAACGTCTGGACATCTCTGACCAAACGGTCAAAAAACAGATCAGCAACGCACTGAACATTCTGAGAAATAACCTCAAGAAACAGGGGCTCTATTCGCTTCTGCTCCTCCTCCTCATCGACTTAAAATAA
- a CDS encoding FecR family protein, with protein sequence MEQKNIAEILLKYELGISSAEENQLIESWYEAQQAVEWELDSAEQEDRKNTILLQIQQQLDAKPASRRPLYQRAAWISAAAAVLLIAFALLFIPRGQSHRDTLAAIDQFKPGQEKAILKLEDGSSIVLKGGKSGVKIVNGTAVYLDGSPISALELQSRKLTVEVPRGGQYQVNLPDGSKVWLNAASTISYPMQFAADKREVLLTGEAYFEVNKNPHKPFIVKSRNQEVKVLGTTFNINSYDNREFVETTLLEGSVDVNQRLLVPGQRSLISKTSIQILPANIEAATAWKKGYFLFDNERLDAILATLSRWYNVDFEYQDSATQQLVFWGSIDKNQSLTKTLTFLESTGQLNFDYRDGKIAVHKIK encoded by the coding sequence ATGGAACAGAAAAACATTGCGGAAATCTTATTGAAGTACGAACTCGGTATCAGTTCAGCGGAGGAAAACCAGCTGATAGAATCGTGGTACGAAGCGCAGCAAGCTGTAGAATGGGAACTGGATAGCGCCGAGCAGGAAGATCGTAAAAATACCATACTCCTTCAAATCCAACAGCAGCTTGATGCAAAGCCGGCCTCGCGCAGACCATTGTACCAAAGGGCGGCTTGGATCAGCGCTGCTGCTGCCGTCCTGCTGATTGCTTTTGCGTTACTTTTTATCCCGCGTGGACAGTCGCATCGCGATACCCTAGCCGCGATAGATCAATTCAAACCCGGACAAGAAAAGGCCATACTGAAATTGGAAGACGGGTCAAGCATCGTACTCAAGGGAGGCAAATCGGGTGTTAAGATCGTCAACGGAACAGCCGTCTATTTAGATGGATCGCCTATCAGCGCTCTGGAATTGCAATCGCGCAAATTGACCGTTGAAGTTCCCAGGGGTGGTCAATATCAGGTTAACCTGCCCGATGGCAGTAAAGTATGGCTGAATGCTGCATCGACAATCAGCTATCCAATGCAATTTGCTGCCGACAAACGGGAAGTCTTGTTAACAGGTGAAGCTTATTTTGAAGTAAACAAAAATCCACATAAACCCTTTATCGTGAAATCCAGAAACCAGGAAGTAAAGGTATTGGGCACCACATTTAACATCAACAGTTATGACAACCGCGAGTTTGTTGAAACTACACTGCTTGAAGGTTCGGTCGATGTAAATCAACGCCTGCTTGTACCCGGACAGCGATCGCTCATCTCCAAGACATCGATCCAGATTCTACCGGCCAATATCGAAGCAGCGACGGCTTGGAAGAAAGGATATTTCCTATTTGACAACGAACGGCTCGATGCCATTTTGGCTACACTTTCAAGGTGGTACAATGTAGATTTTGAATATCAAGACTCCGCTACGCAACAGCTTGTGTTTTGGGGATCTATCGACAAAAATCAATCATTGACCAAAACGCTTACCTTTTTGGAAAGCACCGGTCAATTAAACTTTGACTATCGTGACGGCAAAATAGCTGTTCACAAAATTAAATAA
- a CDS encoding SusC/RagA family TonB-linked outer membrane protein encodes MNRLKNLLLVTSLLAGSTVVGQQLNYQGKPTLKELFSTIRQQTGYNIIASGNQIDLNTVVKVQAKDKALRDVLDEAFKDLPFTFKIVGREITILPREKSGQQHQKQQQPAKQLLLNGTVRDKSGPVELVTVYNKSNDKVTFTNDKGAFKIERTNHTDTLVFSSVGYEERQLAVAPSQSIINMQLLQTQNLLDEVSVLSYGQEVSKRLNTGSTASVTAATIEKTPTADPLIALQNRVPGMMINTLNGLPGIQTQVQIRGINTVNQDGQARQPLYIVDGIPFNSSSLAYIGANGLTSSYLGESPFKSIDPSTIAGIEVLKDADATAIYGARGANGVILITTKRGKPGRPTISADYYHSFGSIANYVKMLNTAQYLEMRREAAKNDGIELTPNDYPDLLKWSQTEDHDWQKEYFGNVAHTSNAELSLSGGSSGFNYLLGGGFRRENTVYQKKNGLSVGNFRSNLDYHSNDGKFKASLSASYATDKNEVIPLSFTNFQSLPPNFSLYDADGKLNWTIDNPIAALERTVENRTKNLISNIALSYELLPNLVAKINTGYTRMKMDQLAINPRRSFRPSENILGNNTFTKASTATFNFEPQLNYDLIVGRSSFRALLGGTYIHRGNSAITTSGNGYTDDSQIRDIHAAPIINIEPKDTQYRFLSGFARVGWTFDQKYVVNATVRRDGSSRFGPGKKYGNFWSVGTAWILSEESWLKDNQFGLSFAKLRGSYGLTGNDNIGDYSYFVNYERIFDNYQGQGYLPKNPFNANYQWEVNKKLDLAAEIGFLKDRIIFEANYYRNRSGNQLVGYGLPTQVGFSSVNQNLDANVQNSGWEFSLQTTPINTLAFTWKTNFTMSINRNKLLSYPNLASSSNSLTYQIGKPLNLIWGYEYLGINAADGQPQFRDVNGDGFISFPDDYVPLANNIPTFFGGFGNSFNYKNFDLDIFLSFKKNTHIYNYPFTSAGSVINAPAIVLDRWQHPGEDAKFPAYTTNSSTMSNYNSSGANFVDGSYIRLSNITLSYSVPGKMLEKLKLKNLRAYVTGANLLTITSYKSTDPETGVDMPMLRTFTLGLRTSF; translated from the coding sequence ATGAATCGTCTAAAAAACTTGCTCTTGGTCACGTCGCTTCTTGCTGGTAGCACAGTCGTTGGTCAACAGCTCAATTATCAGGGAAAACCGACGCTCAAAGAACTTTTTTCAACCATCCGACAACAGACAGGCTATAACATCATTGCGTCTGGCAATCAGATCGACCTCAATACCGTTGTCAAAGTTCAGGCAAAGGATAAAGCCTTGCGGGATGTTCTTGATGAAGCCTTTAAGGATTTACCGTTCACCTTTAAAATCGTTGGAAGAGAGATCACCATTCTTCCACGGGAGAAAAGCGGCCAACAGCATCAAAAACAACAGCAACCTGCGAAACAGCTTTTGTTGAACGGAACTGTACGGGACAAATCCGGCCCAGTAGAATTGGTAACCGTTTACAACAAAAGCAACGACAAAGTCACTTTCACCAATGATAAAGGCGCTTTTAAGATCGAGCGGACCAATCATACCGACACCTTGGTTTTCAGTTCCGTTGGTTACGAAGAGAGGCAACTTGCTGTAGCCCCAAGCCAAAGCATCATAAACATGCAGCTTTTGCAGACCCAAAACCTGCTTGATGAAGTCAGCGTACTGTCCTATGGGCAGGAGGTATCCAAACGGTTGAATACAGGTTCGACCGCTAGCGTCACTGCGGCCACCATTGAGAAAACACCGACAGCAGACCCGCTCATTGCACTCCAAAATCGGGTTCCTGGTATGATGATCAATACCCTAAATGGCCTTCCCGGCATACAGACTCAGGTGCAAATCCGGGGCATCAATACGGTCAATCAGGATGGCCAAGCGCGACAACCCTTGTACATTGTTGATGGTATTCCTTTTAATAGCAGTTCACTGGCCTATATCGGTGCAAATGGCCTCACCTCTTCCTATTTAGGTGAAAGTCCTTTTAAAAGTATCGACCCCAGCACGATTGCCGGCATTGAAGTACTTAAAGATGCTGATGCTACCGCGATCTATGGTGCCCGGGGTGCCAATGGTGTGATCCTGATCACCACCAAACGCGGTAAGCCCGGTCGTCCCACCATCAGTGCTGATTATTACCATAGTTTTGGCTCTATCGCTAACTATGTAAAAATGCTCAATACCGCCCAATATCTGGAGATGCGACGTGAGGCTGCAAAAAACGACGGTATTGAACTCACGCCCAATGATTACCCTGACCTGCTGAAATGGAGCCAAACGGAGGACCACGACTGGCAAAAAGAATATTTTGGCAATGTCGCCCATACATCCAATGCTGAATTATCCCTATCGGGGGGATCATCGGGTTTCAACTACCTGCTTGGCGGTGGATTTAGGCGTGAAAACACTGTATATCAAAAGAAAAACGGTCTTTCCGTCGGTAACTTCCGAAGCAACCTCGACTACCACAGTAACGACGGCAAATTTAAAGCTTCCCTTTCGGCGAGCTATGCCACGGATAAAAACGAAGTCATTCCACTATCGTTTACCAACTTTCAGAGCCTGCCTCCAAATTTCTCCCTTTACGATGCTGATGGAAAATTAAATTGGACGATAGATAACCCTATTGCTGCGCTGGAGCGTACGGTTGAAAATAGAACTAAAAATTTAATCAGCAATATTGCGCTGAGCTATGAGTTGTTACCTAATCTTGTAGCCAAAATCAATACCGGTTATACCCGCATGAAAATGGACCAGCTCGCGATCAATCCACGGAGATCATTCAGACCATCCGAAAACATCTTGGGCAACAACACTTTTACCAAGGCTAGCACGGCTACCTTTAATTTTGAGCCTCAGCTGAATTATGATCTTATCGTGGGGCGCAGTTCATTTCGTGCCCTTCTTGGGGGTACTTATATCCATCGCGGTAACTCGGCAATTACCACAAGTGGAAACGGCTATACAGACGATAGTCAGATTAGAGACATCCATGCCGCACCAATCATCAATATCGAACCCAAGGATACTCAGTACCGTTTCCTTTCGGGATTTGCTCGTGTGGGATGGACGTTTGACCAAAAATATGTCGTCAATGCAACCGTCAGACGTGACGGCTCTTCCCGTTTTGGTCCTGGAAAAAAATATGGTAACTTTTGGTCTGTCGGTACAGCGTGGATCCTAAGCGAAGAGAGCTGGTTAAAGGATAATCAGTTTGGCTTGAGTTTTGCCAAATTGCGCGGCAGCTATGGTTTGACAGGTAATGATAATATTGGCGACTATTCCTATTTCGTGAATTACGAACGTATATTTGACAATTACCAAGGGCAGGGCTATCTTCCTAAGAACCCATTCAATGCAAATTATCAGTGGGAAGTCAACAAGAAGCTTGACCTTGCTGCTGAAATAGGCTTCTTGAAAGACCGCATCATCTTTGAAGCAAACTATTACCGCAATCGGTCGGGCAATCAATTAGTTGGCTATGGATTACCTACTCAGGTGGGTTTTAGTTCGGTCAACCAAAACCTAGATGCCAATGTACAGAATAGCGGCTGGGAATTTAGTCTGCAGACCACGCCGATCAACACCTTGGCCTTCACCTGGAAGACAAACTTTACCATGAGCATCAACCGCAACAAGCTCTTGTCTTATCCCAACCTTGCAAGCTCTTCCAACAGCCTAACCTATCAGATCGGTAAACCATTAAATCTGATCTGGGGGTATGAATATCTTGGAATCAATGCTGCGGATGGGCAACCGCAATTCCGCGATGTGAATGGCGACGGTTTTATCAGTTTTCCAGATGACTATGTCCCTCTAGCAAACAATATTCCGACATTCTTTGGTGGCTTTGGCAACTCGTTCAATTATAAAAACTTTGATCTAGACATCTTTTTAAGTTTCAAAAAGAACACACATATTTATAATTATCCATTTACGAGTGCCGGAAGTGTTATCAATGCCCCTGCAATTGTCTTGGACAGATGGCAACATCCGGGTGAGGATGCTAAATTTCCTGCTTATACCACCAACTCCAGCACCATGTCCAATTACAATTCATCGGGTGCCAATTTTGTGGACGGGTCGTACATCCGCTTAAGCAATATTACCCTCAGCTACTCGGTACCGGGTAAAATGCTTGAGAAGCTAAAACTTAAAAACCTACGCGCCTATGTCACTGGAGCCAATCTACTGACCATCACCAGTTATAAGAGTACAGATCCAGAAACCGGCGTGGACATGCCGATGCTGCGCACGTTTACGTTAGGATTACGGACTTCATTTTAA
- a CDS encoding RagB/SusD family nutrient uptake outer membrane protein — protein MKTNYIKLLSFLLPVALGMSSCNKLLEVTPKYIYTTDQIYANDTMADSVVVGMYGRFAAYQNDLSLNTGLSSDELIPGINSFNPGYSFMYSYNLNPFSAQTNDFWGNLYSIIGVSNAIIEGVGQSKGMTQAGKDEAIGQAKFMRALNYYFLVNLYGDVPLVLTTNYPEERLKPRAAVAAVYTQIIQDLEDASQLLGSDYPGERVKANKWAALALLSRVYLFTKDWTKAEQAASQVIAQSQLFELGHFDRADGGEPMDIFTKNNPEQILQLWNSVGASIGIGIKGEFASFGVTEDATGLLPAFEENDKRKENFVRFEETVNGYQINKYRSDGEAGSANNEYTSVLRLGEQYLNRAEARLQLGLSTAVDDINILRRRAGLTDLSSGLSQSQARAAIVQERRVELCFEWGDRWFTLKRLGLADNVMKKAKPTTWKTFAQLYPLPTVELQNNRLLTQNPGYNN, from the coding sequence ATGAAAACCAACTATATCAAATTATTGAGCTTCCTTTTACCTGTTGCCTTAGGTATGAGCAGTTGCAACAAACTGCTGGAGGTGACACCAAAATATATCTACACAACGGATCAAATTTATGCGAATGACACCATGGCCGACAGTGTGGTGGTCGGGATGTATGGACGATTTGCTGCTTATCAAAATGATCTTTCACTGAACACGGGATTATCTTCCGACGAGCTGATACCCGGTATCAATAGCTTTAACCCCGGGTATAGCTTTATGTACAGCTACAACCTCAATCCCTTTTCGGCGCAGACGAATGACTTTTGGGGAAATCTATATTCCATCATTGGCGTTAGCAATGCAATCATTGAAGGCGTTGGGCAATCCAAGGGCATGACGCAAGCTGGCAAGGATGAAGCGATCGGCCAAGCTAAATTTATGCGGGCCCTCAATTACTATTTTTTGGTCAATCTCTATGGCGATGTTCCTTTGGTGCTGACGACCAATTACCCGGAAGAACGTCTCAAACCGCGCGCAGCGGTAGCAGCAGTGTATACGCAGATCATTCAGGATCTGGAAGATGCCAGCCAGCTTTTAGGTTCGGATTACCCGGGCGAGCGCGTGAAGGCCAATAAGTGGGCTGCATTAGCCCTGTTATCGCGCGTATACCTATTTACCAAAGACTGGACCAAAGCTGAGCAGGCCGCCAGTCAGGTGATCGCACAGTCGCAGTTGTTTGAACTGGGCCATTTTGATCGTGCAGACGGGGGCGAGCCAATGGATATCTTTACCAAAAACAATCCCGAGCAGATATTGCAGCTATGGAACAGTGTGGGCGCCTCCATTGGCATCGGCATAAAAGGAGAGTTTGCCAGCTTTGGCGTAACTGAAGATGCAACGGGTCTATTGCCAGCCTTTGAGGAGAACGATAAACGAAAAGAAAACTTCGTCCGTTTTGAAGAAACAGTAAACGGCTACCAGATCAACAAATACCGTTCGGACGGCGAAGCCGGATCTGCAAACAATGAATATACCTCGGTGTTGCGCCTGGGCGAACAATACCTCAACCGTGCCGAGGCACGCCTGCAACTTGGTCTCTCAACGGCTGTTGATGATATCAATATCCTACGCAGGCGTGCGGGACTTACGGATTTATCCAGTGGATTATCCCAATCACAGGCGAGAGCAGCCATCGTGCAGGAGCGTCGCGTTGAACTCTGTTTCGAATGGGGCGACCGTTGGTTTACACTCAAACGCTTGGGGCTAGCCGATAACGTGATGAAAAAAGCAAAACCGACCACTTGGAAGACGTTTGCCCAGCTCTACCCTTTACCCACCGTTGAGCTTCAAAATAACAGGCTATTAACGCAAAATCCGGGATATAACAACTAA
- a CDS encoding redoxin domain-containing protein, whose amino-acid sequence MRVTLLAFAFLYSLCFVKAQEKATYQLQGTLFGVPKNQKGKLFLQRFGGDLPLDSARLEQGHFRFKGTSEGPEIANLFYMDATGGRSETLDFYLHPGKITIRGKLGQLNHADIAGSTLNTEARSFDKTHQTILDSISTLMAAYFEAENAFSQDSFRMDSPARATINTIDASLNKWSAALQTAQVNYVQQHTDHVLSLFKLQALLKDSSNQQLVSELFDKLTPALQDSPLGQEVREQLANLKNLKIGDIAPEFLLADTAGRQVKLTDFRGKYVLVDFWASWCVPCRVENEHVQKAYDAFKANGFEVLGVSTDFALSSWKKAVSDDDMTWTNAVDPDGKVSAAYHIKSIPSNYLLDPTGKIIGINLRGDALYETLKNIF is encoded by the coding sequence ATGAGAGTTACGCTATTAGCTTTTGCCTTTCTTTATTCCCTATGCTTCGTCAAGGCGCAGGAAAAAGCAACCTACCAGCTTCAGGGAACACTTTTTGGGGTTCCCAAAAATCAAAAAGGAAAACTTTTCCTTCAACGTTTTGGTGGCGATCTCCCGCTTGATTCTGCCCGGCTGGAACAAGGCCATTTTCGCTTTAAAGGTACTTCCGAAGGACCTGAAATCGCGAATCTATTTTACATGGATGCTACGGGGGGACGATCAGAAACACTCGATTTCTATCTGCACCCTGGCAAGATAACGATTCGGGGCAAACTCGGTCAGCTTAACCACGCGGATATTGCCGGCTCAACATTGAATACTGAAGCCAGAAGTTTTGACAAAACGCATCAGACGATATTGGACAGCATCAGTACACTAATGGCTGCCTATTTCGAGGCAGAGAATGCTTTTTCCCAAGATAGTTTTCGCATGGATTCACCGGCACGGGCTACCATCAACACGATTGACGCGAGCCTAAACAAATGGTCTGCGGCACTACAGACAGCACAGGTCAACTATGTGCAGCAGCATACGGATCATGTACTTAGCCTTTTTAAACTACAGGCACTACTGAAAGATTCCAGCAATCAGCAACTGGTATCGGAGCTGTTTGACAAACTTACACCAGCCCTTCAAGATTCGCCGTTGGGCCAGGAGGTCCGAGAGCAGCTTGCCAATCTTAAAAATCTAAAGATCGGTGATATCGCACCAGAATTTTTATTGGCGGATACTGCCGGACGTCAGGTGAAGCTGACCGACTTTCGGGGCAAATATGTACTCGTTGATTTCTGGGCCAGTTGGTGTGTACCCTGCCGCGTGGAAAATGAACATGTGCAAAAAGCCTACGATGCTTTTAAAGCTAATGGGTTTGAAGTATTGGGTGTCTCCACAGATTTCGCGCTCAGCAGCTGGAAAAAAGCCGTGTCGGACGATGACATGACCTGGACCAATGCAGTTGATCCGGATGGTAAGGTGAGCGCAGCGTATCATATCAAAAGTATCCCCTCCAATTACCTCTTGGATCCCACAGGGAAAATCATCGGCATCAACCTACGCGGCGACGCCCTTTATGAAACACTAAAAAACATATTCTAA
- a CDS encoding M16 family metallopeptidase, which produces MHLKKLLYLSLLGFSPVLAHSSSTPGATEIVWAKHEADTTALPFDKSVRYGKLPNGLTYYIRKNTEPQERVYMYLVNKVGSILENEKQRGLAHFLEHMAFNGTTHYPDNSLVDYLQKNGISFGADINAYTSFNETVYQLQLPSNDSKLVGNGFQILQDWAQGISLTHREIDKERGVILEEKRAGKSLGERIQDKTLPVALNHSLYAQRIPIGTEEVIQHFPYEEIEHFYKSWYRPNLQAVIVVGDIDVDQTERTLKKQFSLLKNPLQPTARKTYHIPLQGKNQFMVVTDPEITATSINISIKHPERKLENLADYKHNLIKTLFNTMMAGRYSPLFRIANPPFLSGGASLGGFMGGLDVFQIELTAKPGRLKEGFDAVWRELLRAKQYGFTAAELQRAKDTYMNQMENMLEEKDKIASEQYVQEYIQHFLNGVASPGIDHEMKLTREMLPAVSLSDIQQLLQQYLTDSNRDIIVTAPEADKANLPKEADINSWIATLSKEKQTAFTEETSDLPLLKREAQSGTIVKEEKDSRLGTTTLTLSNDVRVLLKPTNYQNNQITFQGYSYGGTSLYDDRDFQSATNAVGLIAASGLGNYTAEQFEKSLAGRTASASPFISETAQGVSGYANNKDLELALQMMYGYFTEPRLDTAIVAGILANAKDGLKDRDKNGDAVFQDSVMAILSGNNVRRTGLTMEKINQINPQRALDIYKERFANASGYNFAFVGSFDIEKIKPLLAKYIGGLPSISSKAPAYRDLNIHIPAGKIEKKLALSKEDKAMVYLVLSGPYDYSEANNMALQAFREVLDIRLLERLREEEGGVYSPSIQMDYSKLPDARYTLTVAFSCSVANADKLAKYSLEEIEKLKTAGPSVANLDKFKTNDKLNYESALKTNDFWSNYLYSNLYNGDDMHRIFERASLRDQLTPALVKAVAKRYISDQNVIKIVQLPEVKK; this is translated from the coding sequence ATGCATTTAAAAAAACTGCTCTACCTTTCGCTGTTAGGTTTTAGTCCGGTGCTTGCCCATAGCAGCAGCACCCCGGGAGCGACGGAAATCGTATGGGCAAAACACGAAGCCGATACCACCGCTTTACCTTTTGACAAAAGTGTCCGTTATGGTAAACTGCCCAATGGACTCACCTATTATATCCGCAAGAATACCGAACCTCAAGAACGTGTTTATATGTATCTGGTCAACAAGGTCGGATCTATCCTGGAGAACGAAAAGCAGCGTGGGCTGGCGCATTTTCTGGAGCATATGGCCTTCAATGGCACGACGCACTATCCCGACAACAGCCTGGTTGACTACCTGCAAAAAAATGGGATCAGCTTTGGAGCCGATATCAACGCGTATACCAGCTTCAATGAAACTGTTTACCAACTGCAGCTGCCATCCAATGATAGCAAACTTGTTGGCAACGGCTTTCAGATTCTTCAAGACTGGGCGCAGGGTATCAGTCTGACCCATCGTGAAATCGACAAAGAGCGTGGCGTGATATTGGAAGAAAAACGTGCCGGCAAGAGCCTGGGCGAGCGCATCCAGGACAAGACTTTACCCGTTGCGCTCAATCATTCCCTGTACGCACAGCGCATTCCAATTGGTACCGAAGAAGTCATTCAACATTTCCCTTATGAGGAAATTGAGCATTTTTATAAAAGCTGGTACCGCCCCAACCTCCAAGCCGTTATTGTCGTCGGTGATATCGATGTCGACCAGACCGAGCGAACGCTGAAAAAACAGTTTTCATTGCTCAAAAATCCTTTGCAGCCAACAGCTCGAAAAACATACCACATTCCACTGCAGGGCAAAAATCAATTTATGGTGGTGACGGATCCTGAAATTACCGCAACATCCATCAATATCAGCATCAAACACCCTGAACGTAAATTAGAGAACCTCGCCGACTATAAGCACAACCTGATCAAGACCTTGTTTAACACCATGATGGCAGGGCGATATAGTCCATTATTTCGCATAGCGAATCCGCCCTTTTTGAGCGGTGGCGCATCATTGGGTGGCTTTATGGGTGGACTAGATGTATTTCAGATCGAACTCACGGCCAAACCAGGTCGTCTGAAAGAAGGTTTTGACGCTGTATGGCGTGAACTTTTGCGGGCGAAACAATATGGCTTTACGGCCGCAGAACTGCAACGCGCCAAGGATACCTATATGAACCAAATGGAAAATATGCTCGAAGAAAAGGACAAGATTGCCTCCGAACAATATGTACAGGAATATATTCAGCATTTTCTGAACGGGGTAGCCTCTCCGGGTATCGATCATGAGATGAAACTGACGCGCGAAATGCTTCCGGCGGTCAGCCTTTCGGACATCCAGCAGCTCTTGCAACAGTATCTAACCGATAGCAACCGCGATATTATTGTGACTGCACCTGAAGCGGATAAAGCAAATCTGCCGAAAGAGGCGGATATCAACAGTTGGATCGCTACCTTGTCCAAAGAAAAACAGACGGCCTTCACCGAAGAAACAAGCGATCTGCCACTGCTCAAACGGGAAGCTCAATCTGGTACAATTGTTAAAGAAGAAAAAGACAGCAGGTTAGGAACCACGACCTTGACGTTGAGCAACGACGTCCGGGTACTCTTAAAACCGACCAACTACCAAAACAATCAGATCACCTTTCAAGGATATTCCTATGGCGGAACATCACTTTACGATGATCGAGATTTTCAGAGCGCCACCAATGCCGTTGGCCTCATTGCTGCCAGCGGGCTGGGCAACTATACAGCCGAACAATTTGAAAAATCATTAGCCGGACGAACGGCCTCGGCATCCCCCTTTATCAGTGAGACTGCCCAGGGCGTGAGCGGCTATGCCAACAACAAAGACCTGGAACTTGCCCTGCAGATGATGTACGGCTACTTTACAGAGCCTCGCCTAGATACCGCTATTGTTGCGGGTATCTTGGCCAATGCCAAAGACGGGCTTAAAGACCGCGATAAGAATGGCGACGCTGTATTCCAAGACTCGGTCATGGCTATCCTGTCGGGCAATAATGTTCGTCGCACGGGGTTAACCATGGAGAAGATCAATCAGATCAATCCGCAGCGTGCTTTGGACATCTACAAAGAACGTTTTGCCAATGCTTCGGGCTACAATTTTGCTTTTGTTGGCAGCTTTGACATTGAAAAAATAAAACCGTTGCTTGCCAAGTATATTGGCGGATTACCCAGCATCTCGTCGAAGGCACCTGCTTACCGTGATTTAAACATTCATATCCCTGCGGGGAAGATCGAGAAAAAGCTGGCGCTGAGCAAAGAAGATAAAGCGATGGTCTATCTTGTTCTTTCGGGCCCATATGACTATAGTGAAGCCAATAACATGGCTTTGCAGGCCTTTCGGGAAGTTTTGGATATCCGTTTGTTGGAACGGCTACGTGAAGAAGAAGGCGGTGTGTATTCGCCATCGATCCAGATGGATTATAGCAAGCTGCCTGATGCCCGTTATACCCTTACGGTAGCTTTTAGCTGTTCGGTGGCCAACGCGGACAAACTAGCGAAGTATTCGCTTGAGGAAATTGAGAAATTAAAGACTGCAGGACCTTCTGTTGCCAATCTCGACAAATTCAAAACGAATGACAAGCTAAACTACGAATCCGCACTAAAAACAAATGATTTCTGGTCGAATTACCTGTACAGCAACCTGTATAATGGCGATGATATGCACCGCATTTTTGAACGTGCATCGTTGCGCGATCAGCTGACCCCAGCGCTAGTTAAAGCGGTTGCGAAACGCTATATCAGTGATCAAAACGTCATCAAGATCGTTCAGCTTCCAGAAGTAAAAAAATAA
- a CDS encoding CHAP domain-containing protein has product MATMHYLFFGFLSVVVLVLSRFGNTAVGGHILTGNNAKPLGTASAVVHGNDKSVKCCASTGVRERIVDIAVNEIGVQEARGNNDGIRVEEYLAYTGLGKGHAWCAAFVSWCYGQAGLAVPRNAWSPALFPLARRYKAPQINPGTVRQADLFAIYSSSHQRINHVGIVRKKEGNWIVTVEGNVDNRVLCKRRPLATIYTFSNWLD; this is encoded by the coding sequence ATGGCAACAATGCATTATCTATTTTTCGGTTTTCTTTCTGTCGTTGTTCTCGTTCTTAGCCGTTTTGGCAATACTGCTGTAGGCGGCCATATACTGACAGGCAACAATGCTAAGCCCCTAGGCACCGCTTCCGCAGTGGTGCATGGAAATGACAAATCAGTAAAATGCTGCGCCAGCACGGGTGTACGCGAACGCATTGTCGATATTGCGGTAAACGAAATTGGTGTGCAGGAAGCCAGAGGCAATAACGATGGCATACGGGTCGAGGAATACCTAGCGTATACTGGTCTTGGAAAGGGCCATGCCTGGTGTGCGGCTTTTGTCTCCTGGTGTTATGGCCAGGCGGGCCTTGCTGTTCCGCGCAATGCCTGGAGTCCGGCACTTTTTCCGTTGGCGCGTAGGTATAAGGCCCCGCAGATCAACCCTGGGACTGTCCGCCAGGCAGATCTTTTCGCGATCTATAGCTCCAGCCACCAACGTATCAACCATGTGGGGATTGTGCGAAAAAAGGAGGGTAATTGGATCGTGACTGTGGAAGGGAATGTGGACAATCGTGTGTTGTGCAAGCGGCGTCCTTTGGCTACCATTTATACTTTTTCAAATTGGCTGGATTAA